The following coding sequences are from one Mus pahari chromosome X, PAHARI_EIJ_v1.1, whole genome shotgun sequence window:
- the Zic3 gene encoding zinc finger protein ZIC 3 yields the protein MWPHQNGHSVPGDSHSLGKLLLRVAPRGSPASVQPPPSLFDYGPSGISFACTLAHFGRIFCVQNALPMTMLLDGGPQFPGLGVGSFGAPRHHEMPNREPAGMGLNPFGDSTHAAAAAAAAAAFKLSPATAHDLSSGQSSAFTPQGSGYANALGHHHHHHHHHHASQVPTYGGAASAAFNSTRDFLFRQRGSGLSEAASGGGQHGLFAGSASSLHAPAGIPEPPSYLLFPGLHEQGAGHPSPTGHVDNNQVHLGLRGELFGRADPYRPVASPRTDPYAASAQFPNYSPMNMNMGVNVAAHHGPGAFFRYMRQPIKQELSCKWIEEAQLSRPKKSCDRTFSTMHELVTHVTMEHVGGPEQNNHVCYWEECPREGKSFKAKYKLVNHIRVHTGEKPFPCPFPGCGKIFARSENLKIHKRTHTGEKPFKCEFEGCDRRFANSSDRKKHMHVHTSDKPYICKVCDKSYTHPSSLRKHMKVHESQGSDSSPAASSGYESSTPPAIASANSKDTTKTPSAVQTSTSHNPGLPPNFNEWYV from the exons ATGTGGCCGCATCAAAACGGACATTCGGTACCCG GAGACTCTCACAGCCTAGGAAAGTTGCTGCTCCGGGTAGCGCCTAGGGGGTCTCCAGCCAGTGTTCAACCGCCGCCATCCCTTTTCGACTACGGCCCTTCAGGGATCTCCTTCGCCTGCACCCTTGCTCACTTCGGCCGGATCTTCTGTGTCCAGAACGCCCTACCTATGACGATGCTCCTGGACGGAGGCCCGCAGTTCCCTGGGTTGGGAGTGGGAAGCTTCGGTGCTCCGCGCCACCACGAGATGCCCAACCGCGAGCCTGCAGGCATGGGATTGAATCCCTTTGGGGACTCAACCCACGCTGCggccgctgctgctgccgccgccgccttcAAGCTGAGCCCAGCCACCGCTCACGATCTGTCTTCGGGCCAGAGCTCAGCGTTCACACCGCAGGGTTCAGGTTATGCCAATGCCCTgggccaccatcaccaccaccatcaccaccatcacgcCAGCCAGGTGCCCACCTACGGCGGCGCTGCCTCTGCCGCTTTCAACTCCACGCGCGACTTTCTGTTCCGTCAGCGCGGTTCTGGGCTCAGCGAGGCAGCCTCCGGGGGCGGGCAGCACGGGCTTTTCGCTGGCTCCGCGAGCAGTCTTCACGCTCCAGCTGGTATTCCTGAGCCTCCTAGCTACTTGCTCTTTCCTGGGCTTCATGAGCAGGGCGCTGGGCACCCGTCGCCCACAGGGCACGTGGACAACAATCAGGTCCATCTGGGGCTGCGCGGGGAGCTATTTGGCCGTGCAGACCCGTACCGCCCCGTGGCTAGCCCGCGCACGGACCCCTACGCGGCCAGTGCGCAGTTCCCTAACTATAGCCCCATGAACATGAACATGGGCGTGAACGTGGCGGCCCACCACGGGCCGGGCGCCTTCTTCCGTTACATGCGGCAGCCCATCAAGCAGGAGCTGTCCTGTAAGTGGATCGAGGAGGCTCAACTGAGCCGGCCCAAGAAGAGCTGCGACCGGACCTTCAGCACCATGCATGAGTTGGTTACGCATGTTACCATGGAGCATGTGGGGGGCCCGGAGCAGAACAACCACGTCTGCTATTGGGAGGAATGTCCCCGTGAAGGCAAGTCCTTCAAGGCGAAGTACAAACTGGTCAACCATATCCGAGTGCACACTGGCGAGAAACCCTTCCCGTGTCCCTTCCCGGGCTGCGGGAAGATTTTTGCCCGCTCTGAGAACCTCAAGATCCACAAGAGGACCCATACAG GTGAGAAACCTTTCAAATGTGAATTCGAAGGCTGTGACAGACGGTTTGCCAACAGCAGCGACCGCAagaagcacatgcatgtgcacacctcGGACAAGCCCTATATCTGTAAAGTGTGCGACAAGTCCTACACACACCCGAGCTCCCTGCGCAAACACATGAAG GTTCATGAATCTCAAGGGTCAGATTCCTCCCCTGCTGCCAGTTCAGGCTATGAATCTTCCACTCCACCCGCTATAGCTTCTGCAAACAGTAAAGATACCACTAAAACCCCTTCTGCAGTTCAAACTAGCACCAGCCACAACCCTGGACTTCCTCCCAATTTTAACGAATGGTACGTCTGA